In Phreatobacter cathodiphilus, the genomic window AGGACCTGCGCACCCTGAACCGGCGCGCCGCGATCCAGCTCAACGACACCCATCCGGCCCTGGCGGTCGCCGAGCTCATGCGCCTGCTGGTGGACGAGCACGGCCTCGCCTGGAACGAGGCCTGGGAGGTGACGCGCGGCAGCATCGCCTACACCAACCACACGCTCCTGCCCGAGGCGCTGGAGACCTGGCCGGTATCCCTCATGGAGCGGCTGCTGCCGCGCCACATGCAGATCATCTTCCGCATCAACGCCGTCTTCCTCGACGCCGCGGCGAAGACGCCCGGCCATCCCGACCTCGCGGTGCTGTCGCTCATCGACGAGCATCACGGCCGGCGGGTGCGCATGGCCCATCTCGCCTTCGTCGGCTCGCACAGCGTCAACGGCGTCTCCGCCCTGCATTCCCGGCTGATGGAGGAGACGGTCTTCGCGCCGCTGGCGCGCATGGCGCCGGGCCGCATCCGCAACGTCACCAACGGCGTCTCGCCGCGGCGCTGGCTGATCGGCGCCAATCCCGCCCTCGCCGACCTCATCGCCGAGACCTGCGGGCGCGAGCGCCTGGACGACCCCGTCGACCTCACGGACTTCGCCGCCCGGGCCGGCGACGCCGCGTTCCGCGAGCGGCTGGGGGCGATCAAGCATGCCAACAAGGAGCGGCTCGCCCGCCGGCTGAAGGACCAGCTCGGCCTCGCCGTGGATCCGCGCTGGCTCTTCGACGTCCAGATCAAGCGCATCCACGAATACAAGCGCCAGCTCCTCAACATCCTGGAGACCATCGCCCTCTACGACACGCTGCGCGCCGAGCCCTGGCGCGACATCCCCCCGCGGCTGAAGCTCTTCGCCGGCAAGGCGGCCTCCAGCTACGTGACCGCCAAGACGATCATCCGGCTGATCAACGACGTCGCCTCCGTCATCAACCACGACCCGGTGACGCGCGACCGGCTGAAGGTCGCCTTCCTGCCGAACTACAACGTCACCCTCGCCGAGCTGATCATCCCCGCCGCCGACCTCTCCGAGCAGATCTCCACCGCCGGCATGGAGGCCTCGGGCACCGGCAACATGAAGTTCGCGCTGAACGGCGCCCTCACCATCGGCACGCTGGACGGGGCCAATATCGAGATCGCCGAGCGGGTGGGGGAGGGCAACATCGTCATCTTCGGCATGACGGCCGAGGAGGTCGCGGCGGAGCGGCGGGCGCCACGCCGGAGCGAGGAGATCCTGAGCGGGCAATCCCGCCTCGCCGACGTGCTCGATGCGGTCGCTTCCGGTGCCTTCTCCCCCGGCGAGCCGGACCGCTACCGGCCCCTCGTCGACGCGCTGAAGCGCGACGACACCTTCATGATCCTCGCCGATTTCGCCGCCTACGAGGCGGCGCAGCGCCGGGTCGACGGGCTCTGGCGGGACGCCGGCGCCTGGCAGGGCATGGCCGCCGCCAACATCGCGGGCTGCGGCTATTTCAGCGCCGACCGCTCCATCCGCGACTACGCCCGCACCATCTGGAACCTGCCCCCAGCCGACTGGCGCGGCTGAGCCGGCTCAGGCGAGCACCATCAGCGAGCGGGGGCCGAGGATCACCGCGCCCTCGACGGGATCGCCGCCCTCGGCTTCGGTGCGCACCTGCACGCTCCACGCCCGCCCCTCCTCCCGCTCCGGCAGGGTGAAGGAGACGCCGTTCTCGGAGGCGTTGAACAGCACCAGCGCCTCGCTGAACCCCTCGGTCGCCTCCGGGCAGACCATGAACAGCGCGATGGCGCGGGCGAGGTCGTCGTCCCAGTGCTCCTCCTCCTGGTCGCCGCCGGCGGGATTGAGCCAGCGCAGCACCACCTCCTCGCGGAAGCCGGCGCGGCGGAAGATGGCGTTCCCGGCGCGCAGCCGGGTGAGGTCCTGCACGAAGCGGGTCATCGCCTCGCCCTCCTCGCCGATCTCGTCCCAGTTGAGCCAGCCGATCGGATTGTCCTGGCAATAGGCGTTGTTGTTGCCCTCCTGCGAATTGCCGAACTCGTCGCCCGCCAGCAGCATCGGCGTGCCGTGCGAGAGGAGGAGGGTCGCCATCAGGTTGCGCGTGTGGCGGCGGCGCAGGCCGAGGATCTCCTCGTCGTCGGTCGGTCCCTCCGCGCCGAAATTGATCGACAGGTTGTGGCCGTGGCCGTCGCGATTGTCCTCGCCGTTGGCCTCGTTGTGGCGCTCCTCGTAGGCGGCGAGGTCGGCGAGAGTGAAGCCGTCATGGGCGGTGACGAAATTGACGCCCGCCCAGGGCCGGCGGCCGCGCTGGTCGTAGATGTCGCCGGAACCGGTGACGCGGGCGGCCATGTCGCGCAGCAGGCCGTTCTCGCCCTTCCAGAAGCCGCGGATCGTGTCGCGGTACTTGTCGTTCCACTCCGCCCAGCCCGGCGGGAAACTGCCCACCTGATAACCGCCCGGCCCGATGTCCCAGGGCTCGCCGACGAGCTTCACCTTGCGTAGCACCGGGTCCTGGCCGATGGCGTCGAAGAAG contains:
- a CDS encoding glycogen/starch/alpha-glucan phosphorylase produces the protein MHQQPSRAALRQTLLGKLRYSLGRSPEDAVDHDWLTAAILTVRDAMVDAWRPPSTPVGKRVYYLSLEFLIGRSLNDSLGNLGLREALRDVLAEFGQSLDALEALEPDAALGNGGLGRLAACYMESMASLGVPAIGYGIRYEHGLFRQVIERGEQVERPEDWLSFRNPWEFERSDRAYEIGFGGRVEEGEGDGAHWVPAERVLAVSYDMPVVGWRGHATTTLRLFRARAVEPLFLEAFNRGDLAGAVSERVRAEAISRVLYPNDSTPEGQELRLRQEYFFTAAALRDLVLRHIRDGEDLRTLNRRAAIQLNDTHPALAVAELMRLLVDEHGLAWNEAWEVTRGSIAYTNHTLLPEALETWPVSLMERLLPRHMQIIFRINAVFLDAAAKTPGHPDLAVLSLIDEHHGRRVRMAHLAFVGSHSVNGVSALHSRLMEETVFAPLARMAPGRIRNVTNGVSPRRWLIGANPALADLIAETCGRERLDDPVDLTDFAARAGDAAFRERLGAIKHANKERLARRLKDQLGLAVDPRWLFDVQIKRIHEYKRQLLNILETIALYDTLRAEPWRDIPPRLKLFAGKAASSYVTAKTIIRLINDVASVINHDPVTRDRLKVAFLPNYNVTLAELIIPAADLSEQISTAGMEASGTGNMKFALNGALTIGTLDGANIEIAERVGEGNIVIFGMTAEEVAAERRAPRRSEEILSGQSRLADVLDAVASGAFSPGEPDRYRPLVDALKRDDTFMILADFAAYEAAQRRVDGLWRDAGAWQGMAAANIAGCGYFSADRSIRDYARTIWNLPPADWRG